A window of the Isosphaera pallida ATCC 43644 genome harbors these coding sequences:
- a CDS encoding pyridoxal-phosphate-dependent aminotransferase family protein: MSATATVPPSTVCDSMPAPLNPSTRVLMGPGPSDVHPRVLAALGLPLLGHLDPEFVALMDETMELTRQVFRTRNRLTLAVSGTGSAGMETVLVNLVEPGDRVLVCVNGVFGGRMVDVASRCGAEVHRIDRPFGEVFDPEEVREAVAKMRPKLVGIVHAETSTGAWQPVEEIARICHEYDALIALDTVTSLAGIPVEIDAWEIDAVYSGTQKCLSCPPGLAPVSFSPRAEEAIDRRRTKVQSWYLDLTMIRQYWGGDRVYHHTAPISMNYAYREALALVVEEGLEARWARHAAHHRVLRDGLEALGLRYVTDPAHTLPQLNCVYIPEGVDDLTVRRRLLNEWGIEIGGGLGPLKGKAWRIGLMGHSCRLANVTLLLSALETCLRDRGAVK, from the coding sequence ATGAGCGCCACCGCTACGGTTCCCCCGTCCACCGTTTGCGATTCCATGCCGGCTCCTCTCAACCCCTCGACCCGAGTGTTGATGGGACCCGGACCCAGCGACGTTCACCCCCGCGTCCTAGCGGCGCTGGGACTGCCTCTGCTAGGCCATCTCGACCCCGAGTTCGTCGCCCTCATGGATGAGACGATGGAACTCACCCGCCAGGTCTTCCGCACCCGCAACCGCTTGACCCTAGCGGTTTCCGGCACCGGCTCGGCAGGCATGGAGACCGTGCTGGTCAATCTCGTCGAGCCAGGTGATCGCGTGCTGGTCTGCGTCAACGGCGTCTTCGGCGGACGCATGGTCGATGTGGCGAGTCGCTGCGGCGCAGAGGTCCACCGCATCGACCGACCCTTCGGCGAAGTCTTCGACCCCGAGGAGGTCCGCGAAGCGGTCGCCAAGATGCGGCCCAAGCTGGTGGGCATTGTCCACGCCGAAACCTCCACCGGCGCGTGGCAGCCGGTTGAGGAGATCGCCCGCATCTGCCACGAGTACGACGCCCTCATCGCCCTCGACACCGTCACCTCGCTGGCCGGCATCCCAGTCGAGATCGACGCCTGGGAGATCGACGCGGTTTACTCCGGCACCCAGAAATGCCTCTCCTGCCCGCCCGGGCTGGCTCCCGTCTCGTTCAGTCCCCGCGCCGAGGAGGCGATCGACCGTCGTCGTACCAAGGTCCAATCCTGGTATCTCGATCTGACCATGATCCGCCAGTACTGGGGCGGCGACCGGGTCTATCACCACACCGCCCCGATCAGCATGAACTACGCCTACCGTGAGGCGCTGGCGCTGGTCGTCGAGGAGGGCCTCGAAGCCCGCTGGGCACGCCACGCTGCCCACCATCGGGTGTTGCGCGACGGTTTGGAGGCGCTGGGGTTGCGTTACGTGACCGACCCGGCCCACACTCTGCCTCAACTCAATTGCGTTTACATCCCCGAAGGAGTGGACGACTTGACGGTGCGCCGTCGTCTGCTCAACGAGTGGGGCATTGAGATCGGCGGCGGCCTGGGTCCACTCAAGGGCAAGGCCTGGCGAATCGGCCTCATGGGTCATAGCTGCCGCCTCGCCAACGTCACCTTGCTGCTCAGCGCTCTAGAAACCTGCCTACGCGATCGAGGGGCGGTCAAGTAA
- a CDS encoding tetratricopeptide repeat protein — protein sequence MDRPPPRQPRDPFPPRRDPRRRPQPQPKHPSPSPQGKSQRQRRPSIGVRRVEGTHPGYDLIHPPASYDVMPDYREGLELLREGDVDGARDALRFALEAARDSLWIHAALGRIALEQDRDLDLAEGHFGYVLDLVERGLPPNFSGPLPPERPANQPFYDALDGMIACYRLRGQTQRAEQLQRLADKWRPPTRNERTPPIPSASASSSSP from the coding sequence ATGGATCGACCACCACCACGACAACCGAGAGATCCCTTCCCACCCCGCCGCGATCCCCGACGCCGCCCTCAACCTCAACCCAAACACCCTTCCCCCTCCCCTCAAGGCAAGAGCCAACGCCAACGCCGACCCTCCATCGGCGTGCGCCGCGTGGAAGGAACTCACCCCGGCTACGACCTCATCCATCCCCCGGCTTCGTATGACGTTATGCCAGACTACCGCGAGGGTCTCGAACTCCTTCGGGAGGGGGACGTGGATGGCGCGCGCGACGCGCTGCGCTTCGCTCTGGAAGCCGCCCGCGACTCGCTTTGGATTCACGCCGCGCTGGGACGCATCGCCCTGGAACAGGACCGCGACCTCGATCTCGCCGAAGGCCATTTCGGCTATGTCCTGGACCTCGTCGAGCGCGGCCTCCCTCCCAACTTCAGCGGTCCCCTGCCACCCGAACGACCCGCCAATCAACCGTTTTACGACGCCCTCGACGGCATGATCGCCTGCTACCGGCTCCGAGGTCAAACCCAACGCGCCGAACAACTCCAACGCCTAGCCGACAAGTGGCGCCCCCCTACACGCAACGAGAGGACTCCACCAATCCCATCAGCCTCAGCCTCATCTTCATCGCCTTGA
- a CDS encoding isochorismatase family protein: MHDAPLPMPQPPPPPGLPPRFTAARGALMVIDMQQRLVPAIHQHARVVARVLQLVQAARLLHIPVLGTEQYPQGLGSTLDELKPLFLQTWSKTSFHAALEPGPLDLLLADRRIEHVTLAGIEAHVCVAQTAIQLRHAGFLVQVAADAVGSRDPFDRDVALRRLEAGGVTISTAEAILFEWIETADHPQFKALSGLVKSFAASASAAESGPARALLQLDSPRSS, from the coding sequence ATGCACGACGCGCCTTTGCCCATGCCCCAGCCTCCCCCCCCGCCCGGCCTGCCGCCCCGCTTCACCGCGGCCCGAGGCGCGTTGATGGTCATCGACATGCAACAACGCCTGGTGCCGGCGATTCACCAGCATGCCCGCGTGGTTGCTCGGGTTCTTCAACTGGTCCAGGCCGCTCGGTTGCTGCACATTCCAGTGCTAGGGACCGAGCAATATCCCCAGGGTCTCGGCTCGACCCTCGACGAATTGAAGCCGCTCTTTCTGCAAACCTGGTCCAAGACAAGTTTCCACGCCGCGCTTGAGCCCGGCCCGCTGGACCTGTTGCTGGCCGATCGCCGCATCGAACACGTCACCCTTGCCGGGATCGAAGCCCACGTCTGCGTCGCTCAGACCGCGATCCAGTTGCGCCACGCCGGATTCCTCGTCCAGGTCGCCGCCGACGCAGTCGGCTCCCGCGACCCCTTCGACCGCGACGTGGCCCTGCGGCGTCTAGAAGCCGGCGGTGTCACCATCAGCACGGCCGAAGCAATTTTGTTCGAATGGATCGAAACCGCCGATCATCCCCAGTTCAAAGCGCTCAGCGGTTTGGTCAAGTCGTTCGCCGCGTCGGCCAGCGCCGCGGAATCCGGCCCCGCGCGAGCCCTGCTCCAACTCGACTCCCCTCGTTCCTCCTGA